Proteins encoded by one window of Winogradskyella sp. PG-2:
- the hemB gene encoding porphobilinogen synthase has product MFPIRRNRRLRTNEAIRSLVRETIISPNDFLVPLFIVEGKGVKEEIASMPNYYRFSLDLLKDEVKTLWDLGLKSVLLFVKVDDALKDNKGTEALNPNGLMQRAIKTVKDVCPDMLVMTDVALDPFSSYGHDGIIESGKIINDATVEVLAEMSVSHAQAGADFVAPSDMMDGRILGIREALDQSNLIDVGIMSYSAKYASAFYGPFRDALDSAPVDMVDVPKDKKTYQMDFANRDEAIRETEMDINEGADIVMVKPGLAYLDIVRDIRNSFEVPIAVYQVSGEYAMLKAAAEKGWLDHDTVMLEQITSIKRAGADIITSYFAKDVIKLLH; this is encoded by the coding sequence ATGTTTCCAATTAGAAGAAATAGACGCTTAAGAACTAATGAAGCTATTAGAAGTTTAGTGAGAGAAACTATTATTTCACCAAACGACTTTTTAGTACCACTTTTTATAGTAGAAGGTAAAGGTGTGAAAGAAGAAATTGCATCTATGCCTAACTACTATCGTTTTAGTTTAGACTTACTTAAAGATGAAGTAAAGACACTTTGGGACTTAGGTTTAAAGTCCGTATTACTATTTGTAAAAGTTGATGATGCTTTAAAAGATAATAAGGGAACTGAAGCCTTAAATCCAAATGGATTAATGCAACGCGCTATAAAAACAGTAAAGGATGTTTGTCCTGATATGCTAGTAATGACAGACGTAGCTCTAGATCCTTTTTCATCATACGGACACGATGGTATTATTGAAAGTGGAAAGATAATTAACGATGCTACAGTTGAAGTTTTAGCAGAAATGAGTGTTTCTCATGCACAAGCTGGAGCCGATTTTGTGGCACCAAGTGATATGATGGATGGAAGAATTTTAGGTATTAGAGAAGCATTAGATCAATCTAACTTAATTGACGTTGGTATAATGAGTTACTCAGCTAAATATGCCTCTGCATTTTATGGTCCATTTAGAGATGCCCTAGATTCTGCTCCTGTCGATATGGTAGATGTGCCTAAAGACAAAAAAACATACCAAATGGATTTTGCTAATAGAGACGAAGCTATTAGAGAAACTGAAATGGATATTAACGAAGGTGCAGATATCGTTATGGTAAAACCAGGTTTAGCGTATTTAGATATTGTACGTGATATTAGAAATAGTTTTGAGGTTCCAATTGCTGTTTATCAGGTTTCAGGTGAATATGCGATGCTTAAAGCAGCCGCAGAAAAAGGTTGGTTAGACCATGATACCGTTATGCTAGAACAAATTACATCTATTAAGCGTGCTGGTGCAGATATTATAACGAGTTATTTTGCAAAAGATGTGATTAAATTATTACACTAA
- a CDS encoding DEAD/DEAH box helicase: MLESLRVLEFQFPWRSYQDKILKNFEAHIADYHFHVIAPPGSGKTILGIEILRRLGKKTLVLAPTLTIRNQWQDRLQTFFRDNKRFEFCSLDIKQPNDVTFSTYQSLHSFYKSFENKDDFLEFFKNQNIETIVLDEAHHLKNAWWTCLIELKKSKPYFIVALTATPPYDSSRLEVSKYFTLCGEVDDEISVPDLIREKDLSPHQDFIYFSKPYDSEFNFINAYRDSIADFKTGILNDEAFFSLLEQHRLYVNPIKNLDTIYSNTTFFSSLLIRLNAIGVKIDKTKLEPLGIFKSDRIRFPELDLHWFEILLQNLLVEDRENLEAHEDYLSTLEKQLRQLHILEKNKVNLTGNESLYKSLAFSPSKLESIVEIVNAERLSLGEDLSFVVLTDYVRKEFLNTLTEDTESIDKIGVLPIF; the protein is encoded by the coding sequence TTGTTAGAATCGTTGCGAGTTTTAGAATTTCAGTTTCCTTGGCGTAGTTATCAAGATAAAATACTGAAAAATTTTGAAGCTCATATTGCAGATTATCATTTTCATGTTATTGCACCTCCAGGTTCTGGAAAAACCATTTTAGGAATTGAAATTTTACGACGACTTGGTAAAAAGACATTAGTTTTAGCGCCAACACTAACTATAAGAAATCAATGGCAAGATAGATTGCAGACGTTTTTTAGGGATAATAAACGTTTTGAGTTTTGTTCCTTAGACATCAAACAACCAAATGATGTTACATTTTCAACATATCAATCACTGCATTCATTTTATAAGTCTTTTGAAAATAAGGATGATTTTCTAGAGTTTTTTAAAAATCAAAATATAGAAACCATAGTTTTAGATGAAGCACATCATTTAAAAAACGCGTGGTGGACCTGCTTAATTGAGTTAAAGAAGAGCAAACCTTATTTTATAGTCGCTTTAACGGCAACACCTCCATATGATAGTAGCCGATTAGAAGTCAGTAAATATTTTACACTCTGTGGTGAAGTTGATGACGAAATTTCTGTACCAGATTTAATCCGAGAAAAGGATTTGAGTCCGCATCAGGATTTTATCTATTTTTCAAAACCCTATGATTCTGAATTTAATTTTATAAATGCATATAGAGATAGCATAGCGGATTTTAAGACAGGCATCTTAAATGATGAAGCCTTTTTTTCATTGTTAGAGCAGCATCGATTATATGTAAATCCAATAAAAAATCTTGACACAATATATTCTAATACTACCTTCTTTTCATCACTATTAATAAGGCTTAATGCAATTGGTGTTAAGATTGACAAGACCAAATTAGAACCATTAGGTATCTTTAAGTCTGATAGGATTCGATTCCCTGAATTGGATTTACATTGGTTTGAGATTCTTTTACAAAACCTATTAGTAGAAGATCGTGAAAATTTAGAGGCGCATGAAGATTATTTAAGCACTCTAGAAAAACAACTTCGACAACTTCATATTCTTGAAAAGAACAAAGTTAATTTAACAGGCAACGAATCGCTCTATAAATCTTTGGCATTTAGCCCAAGTAAATTAGAAAGTATTGTTGAAATTGTAAATGCAGAGCGCTTATCACTAGGAGAAGACCTGAGTTTTGTTGTTTTGACTGATTATGTACGAAAAGAGTTTTTAAACACCTTAACTGAAGATACTGAATCTATTGATAAAATAGGTGTCTTACCTATATTTTAA
- the hemF gene encoding oxygen-dependent coproporphyrinogen oxidase has protein sequence MKDKFFAYIQELQDQISSKLELIDGKAKFQEDIWERPEGGGGRTRVIENGAVFEKGGVNTSGVHGKLPDSMQKYFGVEDADFFACGLSLVLHPKNPMVPTVHANWRYFEMYDQDNNIVDQWFGGGQDLTPYYLFDEDAKHFHQTCKIACDKHNPDFYPKYKARCDEYFYNSHRNEGRGLGGLFFDYCKGSNEMTMQNWFDFVTDVGNSFLEAYVPIVEKRKDLSYTKEQRNWQEIRRGRYVEFNLVHDKGTLFGLKTNGRIESILMSLPPHVQWVYDHQPKPGSEEEKLIKVLQKPKNWV, from the coding sequence ATGAAAGATAAATTTTTCGCCTACATACAAGAATTACAAGACCAAATTTCATCAAAACTTGAGCTGATTGATGGTAAAGCAAAATTCCAAGAAGACATTTGGGAACGACCAGAAGGTGGAGGAGGTAGAACACGAGTAATTGAAAATGGTGCTGTATTTGAAAAAGGAGGAGTCAATACTTCTGGTGTGCATGGCAAATTACCAGATAGTATGCAAAAATACTTTGGTGTAGAAGATGCTGATTTTTTTGCTTGTGGCTTAAGTCTTGTTCTGCATCCAAAAAATCCAATGGTACCAACAGTACATGCTAATTGGCGATACTTTGAAATGTATGATCAAGACAACAATATTGTAGATCAGTGGTTTGGAGGTGGACAAGATCTTACACCTTACTATCTCTTTGATGAAGATGCTAAACATTTTCATCAAACTTGTAAAATAGCTTGTGATAAACATAATCCCGATTTCTATCCTAAATACAAAGCCAGATGTGATGAGTATTTTTATAATTCTCATAGAAATGAAGGGCGTGGTTTAGGTGGTTTATTCTTTGACTACTGCAAAGGATCAAATGAAATGACAATGCAAAACTGGTTTGATTTTGTTACAGACGTTGGCAATAGTTTTCTAGAAGCCTATGTGCCTATTGTAGAAAAACGCAAAGATTTATCGTACACAAAAGAACAACGCAACTGGCAAGAAATTCGTCGTGGACGTTATGTTGAATTCAATTTAGTGCACGATAAAGGAACACTTTTTGGCTTAAAAACTAATGGTAGAATAGAAAGTATTCTAATGAGCTTGCCACCTCATGTGCAATGGGTATATGATCATCAACCTAAGCCTGGAAGTGAAGAAGAAAAATTAATCAAAGTCCTACAAAAGCCTAAAAACTGGGTATAA
- a CDS encoding GNAT family N-acetyltransferase: MVAQFGGFEINPIHAGDAWKVCDLCVANADRFKRYFPKTLEQNLNPTLSQLFIEKMVKQFENREVFLFTLKHSETRELAGLIYIKELDWDKKQGEFAYCIGYTFEGQGLTSNAVKALSKHAFENLGIETLQIISHKDNLGSVKVAINNNFEWQKTLINEYTPPNGQALDMELYELYKN; encoded by the coding sequence ATGGTAGCACAATTCGGTGGTTTTGAAATTAACCCAATTCATGCAGGAGATGCTTGGAAGGTTTGTGATTTATGCGTTGCTAATGCAGATCGTTTTAAGCGCTATTTCCCAAAAACGTTAGAACAAAATTTAAACCCAACCTTATCACAATTGTTTATTGAGAAAATGGTTAAGCAGTTTGAAAATAGGGAGGTTTTTTTATTCACACTAAAACATTCTGAAACTAGAGAACTTGCTGGACTCATATATATTAAAGAACTCGATTGGGATAAAAAACAAGGTGAATTTGCTTACTGCATTGGTTACACTTTTGAAGGGCAAGGTTTAACATCTAATGCTGTAAAAGCGTTATCAAAACATGCGTTTGAAAATTTAGGTATAGAAACACTTCAAATCATTTCCCATAAAGACAATTTAGGAAGTGTAAAAGTTGCTATCAACAACAATTTTGAATGGCAAAAAACCTTAATAAATGAATACACTCCTCCAAACGGACAAGCTTTGGATATGGAGTTATATGAATTATATAAAAATTAG
- a CDS encoding EI24 domain-containing protein, which produces MINSILKGIKAYIGTFELISKLKLWKYFAIPIIISVLTAVIIGLSAYGLSDNIGRFIANIWPWEFGKEIFISISTFIGWIVILAIGLILYKHIIMAFSAPFMSTVSEKIEAHLTGVERHSHRKTSFKEQLWRGIRINVRNLGKELLITIPILILKFIPVVNIFSTFLLFLVQAYYAGFGNMDYTLERHFKYRKSIQFVRKYRGIAIGNGIIFMLFLFIPVIGVILVLPMSVTASSINTVELLKQDNLLNQNKVVV; this is translated from the coding sequence ATGATAAACAGCATATTAAAGGGCATAAAAGCATATATAGGAACTTTCGAGCTTATTTCTAAGCTCAAACTTTGGAAATATTTCGCTATTCCAATTATTATTAGTGTATTAACGGCCGTTATCATTGGTTTATCTGCATATGGTTTATCTGATAATATTGGGAGATTTATTGCTAATATTTGGCCTTGGGAATTTGGTAAAGAAATATTCATTTCTATTTCCACATTTATAGGTTGGATTGTAATTCTCGCAATCGGGTTAATATTATATAAACACATTATAATGGCATTCTCTGCTCCGTTTATGAGTACTGTATCAGAAAAGATTGAAGCACATTTAACAGGTGTAGAAAGACATTCTCATAGAAAAACTTCTTTTAAAGAACAGTTATGGAGAGGTATTAGAATTAATGTTAGAAACCTAGGAAAAGAATTACTGATTACTATACCTATACTTATACTGAAGTTTATTCCTGTTGTAAATATATTCTCTACGTTCTTATTATTTTTAGTCCAAGCTTATTATGCTGGTTTTGGTAATATGGATTATACGCTTGAACGTCATTTTAAATACAGAAAGAGTATCCAATTTGTTAGAAAATATAGAGGTATAGCCATTGGAAACGGAATTATATTTATGTTGTTTCTATTTATTCCTGTAATTGGTGTTATTCTAGTTTTACCAATGAGTGTTACAGCCTCTTCAATAAATACTGTAGAGCTTTTAAAGCAAGATAATCTACTTAATCAAAATAAAGTAGTCGTGTAA
- the hemE gene encoding uroporphyrinogen decarboxylase, with protein sequence MSIKNDLFLRALKGETVDRPPVWMMRQAGRYLPEFMEIKAKYDFFTRCQTPELASEITVQPIRRYGMDAAILFSDILVIPQAMNIEVQMKPNFGPYLPNPVRSQKDVDNVIVPDVKQALNYVYEAIKATKEKLNDEVPLIGFAGSPWTILCYCVQGQGSKNFDKAKEFCFTNPIAAHQLLQKITDTTIAYLKEKVKAGVNAVQVFDSWGGMLSPVDYQEFSWQYIQQIINALKDDAPVIAFGKGCWFALNEMSKSGASALGVDWTCSARNARYLTGGNITLQGNFDPTRLFSPPSEIKRMVHQMINEFGKDKYIVNLGHGILPNIPLDNAKAFIDAVKEYKA encoded by the coding sequence ATGAGTATTAAAAACGATCTATTTTTAAGAGCATTAAAAGGTGAAACTGTAGACCGTCCTCCTGTATGGATGATGCGTCAAGCTGGTCGTTACCTACCAGAGTTTATGGAAATCAAAGCGAAATACGATTTCTTTACACGTTGTCAAACTCCTGAACTAGCTAGTGAAATTACAGTTCAACCCATTCGTAGATATGGTATGGATGCTGCAATTTTGTTTTCAGACATATTAGTGATTCCACAAGCTATGAATATTGAAGTGCAGATGAAACCTAATTTTGGTCCTTATTTGCCAAACCCAGTGCGTTCTCAAAAAGATGTGGATAATGTTATTGTTCCAGATGTAAAGCAGGCGTTAAACTATGTTTATGAAGCTATAAAAGCAACCAAAGAAAAATTGAATGACGAAGTACCATTAATTGGTTTTGCTGGTTCCCCTTGGACTATCTTATGCTATTGTGTACAAGGACAAGGTTCTAAGAATTTTGATAAAGCGAAAGAATTCTGCTTTACAAACCCTATTGCTGCGCATCAGTTATTACAGAAAATTACAGATACTACCATTGCTTATTTAAAGGAGAAAGTAAAAGCTGGTGTTAATGCCGTGCAAGTATTCGATTCTTGGGGAGGTATGTTATCACCTGTAGATTATCAAGAATTTTCATGGCAATATATTCAGCAAATTATCAATGCTTTAAAAGACGATGCGCCAGTTATTGCTTTTGGGAAAGGCTGTTGGTTTGCACTTAATGAAATGTCTAAGTCTGGCGCTTCTGCATTAGGTGTAGATTGGACCTGCTCTGCTCGTAACGCACGTTATTTAACTGGTGGTAATATCACCTTACAAGGTAACTTTGATCCTACACGGTTATTTTCACCACCTTCGGAAATCAAAAGAATGGTGCATCAAATGATTAACGAATTTGGAAAAGATAAATACATTGTAAATTTAGGTCATGGTATTTTGCCAAATATTCCATTAGATAATGCAAAAGCATTTATTGATGCTGTAAAAGAATATAAAGCCTAA
- a CDS encoding cyclase family protein, which produces MKKIIDLSQEIYSGMPVYKDLPQVKIIMHNSHEEWEGIKNPKIKTPSVYKLELGEHTGTHVDAINHMAKEYKEQSIDTMPLSMFYTEGICLDFSHKGFQELIHAHEIEDACKKANIEIKKGDTVLLCTNHYQKAFGTENWNKGHGITSEATEWLGVKEISAFGVETMSPGVPGISNKEVHKICGKLGFTHYENLINLNLLIGKGRFRFIGLPLKIKGGTGSPVRAIAVFEN; this is translated from the coding sequence ATGAAAAAAATCATTGACTTAAGCCAAGAGATCTACTCAGGGATGCCTGTATACAAAGACTTACCTCAGGTGAAAATAATTATGCATAACTCTCATGAAGAATGGGAGGGTATTAAAAATCCCAAAATCAAAACACCAAGTGTTTATAAATTAGAACTTGGAGAACACACAGGTACACATGTAGATGCTATAAATCATATGGCAAAAGAATATAAAGAACAATCAATAGATACAATGCCGCTTTCAATGTTCTATACTGAAGGTATTTGTTTGGATTTTTCACATAAAGGATTTCAAGAACTTATACACGCACATGAAATTGAAGATGCTTGTAAAAAAGCTAATATAGAGATAAAAAAAGGGGATACCGTTTTATTATGTACTAACCATTATCAAAAAGCTTTTGGAACTGAAAATTGGAATAAAGGTCATGGTATAACTAGTGAAGCTACAGAATGGTTAGGTGTAAAGGAAATATCTGCTTTTGGGGTTGAGACTATGTCACCTGGTGTTCCAGGAATATCAAATAAAGAAGTCCATAAAATATGCGGTAAATTAGGTTTTACACATTATGAAAATTTAATAAACCTTAACTTATTAATTGGTAAAGGACGCTTTCGTTTTATAGGATTACCATTGAAAATAAAAGGAGGAACAGGCTCCCCTGTAAGAGCTATTGCCGTATTTGAAAACTAA
- the hemC gene encoding hydroxymethylbilane synthase has product MSKIIRIGTRDSQLAMWQAKTVQSQLEHLGHKTVLVPVKSTGDLVLDKPLYELGITGIFTKTLDIAMLNEDIDIAVHSLKDVPTVLPKGIVQAAVLKRGNINDTLVYKKNEEFLSARDAIIATGSLRRRAQWLNRYPTHTIVGLRGNVNSRLEKLENNEDWNAAIFAGAGLGRLNITPETSINLHWMIPAPAQGAIMITALEADEETRTICAEINDEVSEICTSIEREFLNRLEGGCTAPIGAICYITKEEEVNFKGVLLSKDGTKKIEYTKVVALDKKDELAKLAADYIIEKGGRTLIDQLQRSDKTTNIYSTKKLTDDQRLLFHNDVVAKNNDAIKISLNRLSKSLIRNEIQNVVITSKNAVESLLNNFSAPELQFKNIYCVGRRTKRMVEKRIGKVKHTEANAKKLAEYLVEYIDGTEVTYFCSDLRLDDLPSILTENNITVNEIEAYQTKFNADKVESNLDGVMFYSPSTVESFLKQNKANGIAFCIGETTAKVAKQYFKDVRIARVPTVESVIELVNEYYL; this is encoded by the coding sequence ATGTCTAAAATTATTCGCATTGGCACACGCGACAGCCAGCTCGCTATGTGGCAAGCAAAAACGGTTCAATCTCAACTTGAGCATTTAGGACATAAAACCGTTTTAGTACCTGTAAAATCTACAGGAGATTTAGTTCTTGATAAACCATTATACGAATTAGGTATTACGGGTATTTTTACAAAAACATTGGATATTGCAATGCTTAACGAGGATATCGATATTGCAGTACATTCACTTAAAGACGTTCCTACTGTATTACCAAAAGGTATTGTACAAGCCGCTGTTTTAAAACGCGGAAATATTAATGATACCCTTGTTTACAAAAAAAATGAAGAGTTCTTATCTGCCAGAGATGCAATTATTGCCACAGGCAGTTTAAGGCGTCGTGCACAATGGTTAAATCGTTATCCAACACATACTATTGTTGGACTTAGAGGTAACGTCAACTCTAGACTAGAAAAGCTTGAAAATAACGAAGATTGGAATGCAGCTATTTTTGCTGGAGCTGGTTTAGGTAGATTAAATATTACACCAGAGACGTCAATAAATCTTCATTGGATGATTCCTGCACCTGCACAAGGAGCAATAATGATTACTGCTTTAGAAGCTGACGAAGAAACTAGAACTATTTGTGCAGAAATCAATGACGAAGTAAGTGAAATCTGTACATCAATAGAGCGCGAATTTTTAAATCGTCTCGAAGGAGGCTGTACTGCACCAATTGGAGCTATTTGTTATATCACTAAGGAAGAAGAAGTCAATTTTAAAGGTGTACTTTTAAGTAAAGATGGCACAAAAAAGATAGAATATACTAAAGTTGTAGCATTAGATAAAAAAGATGAGTTAGCAAAACTTGCTGCAGATTACATTATTGAAAAAGGGGGGAGAACTTTAATAGATCAGTTGCAAAGAAGTGATAAAACTACAAATATTTATTCCACTAAAAAACTGACTGACGATCAACGGCTTTTATTTCATAATGATGTTGTTGCAAAAAATAATGATGCTATAAAAATTAGTTTGAACCGATTATCTAAAAGTTTAATTAGAAATGAAATTCAGAATGTTGTCATTACGAGTAAAAATGCTGTAGAATCATTATTAAACAACTTCTCTGCTCCAGAATTGCAATTCAAAAATATCTATTGTGTTGGTAGACGAACCAAACGTATGGTAGAAAAGCGTATTGGAAAAGTTAAACATACAGAAGCTAATGCTAAGAAGCTAGCTGAGTATTTGGTTGAATATATCGATGGTACTGAGGTCACCTATTTCTGTAGTGATTTAAGACTAGACGATTTACCAAGTATATTAACTGAAAATAATATTACAGTTAACGAAATTGAAGCCTATCAAACAAAGTTTAATGCAGATAAAGTTGAAAGCAACTTAGATGGTGTAATGTTTTACAGTCCATCTACAGTTGAAAGTTTCTTAAAACAAAACAAAGCTAATGGCATTGCTTTTTGTATTGGTGAAACGACTGCAAAAGTAGCTAAACAATATTTTAAAGATGTTAGAATTGCAAGAGTACCAACTGTTGAAAGCGTAATAGAATTAGTAAACGAATATTATCTTTAG
- the hemA gene encoding glutamyl-tRNA reductase — MQKQKSRYFYAIGLSYKKADAEVRGHFSLSDIAKQNLLSQAKQSNIESVLVVSTCNRTELYGFAEHPYQLIHLLCENTKGTVEEFQEVAYVYKNKEAINHMFRVGSGLDSQILGDFEIISQLKFGAKASKKEGLLNSFTERLVNAVIRASKRIKTETELSSGATSVSFASVQYIMNTVQNISEKNILLFGTGKIGRNTCENLVKHTKNSHITLINRTKDKAEEVAGKFNLIVKDYENLEEEINTSDIVIVATGAQNPTVYKSLISTQKPLLVLDLSIPKNVNEDIREHSNITLVHLDDLAKITDDTLEKRKAFIPDAELIIEAIKSEFNAWLDTLKFVPTIQAIKHKLTDFKNSEVNTQRKKIANFNEDQAELITNNLIQKITNQFAHHLREDGNSSDESIELIKKIFQLETTDNV; from the coding sequence ATGCAAAAACAAAAGAGTCGATATTTTTATGCTATTGGTCTCAGCTATAAAAAAGCTGATGCTGAAGTGCGTGGTCATTTTAGTTTGAGCGACATCGCAAAACAAAATTTGTTATCTCAAGCAAAACAAAGTAATATTGAAAGTGTTTTGGTTGTTTCTACTTGTAACCGAACCGAACTTTATGGTTTTGCAGAACATCCTTATCAACTTATTCACTTATTGTGTGAAAATACTAAAGGCACCGTTGAAGAATTTCAAGAAGTTGCCTATGTTTATAAAAACAAAGAGGCAATTAATCATATGTTCCGAGTTGGTTCTGGGTTAGATAGTCAGATTCTTGGAGATTTTGAAATTATCAGTCAACTTAAGTTCGGCGCAAAAGCATCTAAAAAAGAAGGCTTGCTCAATTCTTTTACTGAACGGTTGGTTAATGCAGTGATAAGGGCTAGTAAGCGTATCAAAACCGAAACAGAATTATCATCTGGTGCAACCTCTGTGTCTTTTGCTTCTGTTCAGTATATAATGAACACGGTTCAAAATATATCTGAGAAAAATATTCTACTCTTTGGAACAGGGAAAATTGGACGCAACACATGTGAAAACTTGGTGAAACATACCAAGAATTCGCACATCACCTTAATCAACAGAACAAAAGATAAAGCAGAAGAAGTTGCTGGAAAATTTAACCTCATCGTTAAAGACTACGAAAATCTAGAGGAAGAAATTAATACTTCTGATATTGTTATTGTAGCTACAGGCGCACAAAATCCTACGGTTTATAAGTCTTTAATTTCTACTCAAAAACCACTTTTGGTTTTAGATCTTTCTATTCCTAAAAACGTGAATGAGGATATTAGAGAACACTCAAATATCACTTTAGTACATTTAGATGATTTGGCAAAAATCACTGATGATACTCTAGAGAAACGCAAAGCATTTATTCCTGATGCCGAATTAATAATTGAAGCTATTAAATCAGAGTTTAACGCGTGGTTAGACACTTTAAAATTTGTACCTACGATTCAGGCTATAAAGCACAAATTAACTGATTTTAAAAACTCTGAAGTTAATACGCAACGTAAAAAAATAGCTAACTTTAACGAAGATCAAGCAGAATTGATTACCAATAATCTCATACAGAAAATTACCAATCAGTTTGCACACCACTTAAGAGAAGATGGTAACTCGTCTGACGAGAGTATAGAACTCATCAAAAAAATATTTCAGTTAGAAACTACCGATAATGTCTAA
- a CDS encoding AraC family transcriptional regulator — protein sequence MNIEKSSSKSIATSTFDETFIEDGFFVLANKNESDTLEILEREIDSSYIQFHFCTKGIAAFVFNQGSYTLNINEDTSLLLYNPQRDLPIHLEMQPHSWLVSLVISIKKFHGLFSEDANYVTFLTDDNRNKKYYKDGKISPSMAVVLNQMINFSLNSSIKPLYFKGKAYELLSLFFNRSEDADIEQCPFLVDEENVAKLKKAKDIIIANMAEPPSLQELADEIGLNLKKLKEGFKQIYGDTVYSFLFDYKMEVARKLLESGDHNVNEVGLKVGYSTSSHFIAAFKKKFGTTPKKYIVASS from the coding sequence ATGAATATAGAAAAATCAAGCTCAAAAAGTATCGCTACAAGTACTTTTGATGAAACTTTCATTGAAGATGGCTTTTTTGTGTTAGCTAATAAAAACGAAAGTGATACTTTAGAAATTCTTGAACGTGAGATTGATAGTAGTTATATTCAATTTCATTTTTGCACTAAAGGCATTGCTGCTTTTGTTTTTAATCAAGGGAGTTATACTTTAAATATTAATGAAGACACGTCTTTATTACTTTATAATCCACAGCGTGATTTACCAATTCATTTAGAAATGCAACCGCATTCTTGGTTGGTATCTTTAGTAATTTCTATTAAAAAGTTTCATGGCCTATTTTCGGAAGATGCAAACTATGTGACGTTTTTAACTGATGATAATAGAAATAAAAAGTATTATAAAGATGGAAAGATTTCTCCATCCATGGCTGTGGTTTTAAACCAGATGATAAATTTTAGTTTAAATAGCTCTATTAAGCCATTGTACTTTAAGGGAAAGGCATACGAATTATTGAGTTTGTTTTTTAATAGAAGTGAAGATGCTGATATAGAACAATGTCCGTTTTTAGTAGATGAGGAAAATGTAGCAAAACTCAAAAAAGCTAAAGATATTATTATTGCTAATATGGCTGAACCTCCTAGTCTACAGGAATTGGCGGATGAAATTGGCTTAAATCTTAAAAAACTCAAAGAGGGTTTTAAGCAGATTTATGGCGATACGGTTTATAGCTTTTTATTTGATTATAAAATGGAAGTGGCTCGCAAGCTTTTAGAATCTGGAGATCATAACGTCAACGAAGTTGGGCTAAAAGTTGGTTACAGTACGTCTAGCCATTTTATAGCAGCTTTTAAAAAGAAGTTTGGGACAACACCTAAGAAGTATATAGTTGCTTCGAGTTGA